A genomic stretch from Campylobacter lari subsp. concheus includes:
- a CDS encoding malate oxidoreductase, whose translation MNLKEEALEYHLGGKVDIIARKPMDSAHDLSLAYSPGVAEPCVEIAKDETLAYKYTNKANLVAIVSDGSAVLGLGNIGASASKPVMEGKACLFKKFANVNAYDLEINAHSVDEIVTFCKAIAPTFGGINLEDISAPKCFEIEAALQDLGIPVMHDDQHGTAIISTAGLMNAMEISGKKFEDIKVVVSGAGAAGIASARMYRNLGVKNIVLVDSKGVINTQRDDLNKYKLEFISDTKDSTLREALKGADVFLGLSAPKILDDEMILSMAKDPVIFALANPVPEVMPEDVKRVRNDAIVGTGRSDYPNQINNVLGFPFIFRGALDVKATKITENMKVAAAKALADLAKLEVTDEVKQAYGVEELSFGRDYVIPKPFDSRVKAVVSAAVAKAAVEDGVALVKEFDYQKYLASLQ comes from the coding sequence ATGAATTTAAAAGAAGAGGCTTTAGAATACCACTTAGGCGGTAAAGTAGATATTATTGCTAGAAAGCCTATGGATAGTGCACATGATTTATCTTTAGCTTATTCTCCAGGAGTTGCTGAACCTTGCGTTGAGATAGCAAAAGATGAAACTTTAGCTTATAAATACACCAATAAAGCTAATTTAGTTGCCATAGTAAGTGATGGTAGTGCGGTTTTGGGACTTGGTAATATAGGAGCAAGTGCAAGTAAGCCTGTGATGGAAGGAAAGGCTTGTTTGTTTAAAAAATTTGCTAATGTTAATGCTTATGATTTAGAGATTAATGCCCATAGTGTAGATGAGATTGTTACCTTTTGTAAAGCTATAGCACCTACTTTTGGAGGAATTAATTTAGAAGATATTTCAGCACCAAAATGCTTTGAAATAGAAGCTGCATTGCAAGATCTTGGAATTCCAGTAATGCATGATGATCAACACGGAACCGCGATCATTTCTACAGCAGGATTAATGAATGCTATGGAAATTAGTGGTAAAAAATTTGAAGATATTAAAGTAGTAGTAAGTGGTGCGGGTGCAGCAGGTATTGCAAGTGCTAGAATGTATAGAAATTTAGGGGTTAAAAATATCGTTTTGGTAGATAGTAAAGGTGTGATTAATACTCAAAGAGATGATTTAAATAAATACAAACTAGAATTTATAAGCGATACTAAAGATAGCACTTTAAGAGAGGCTTTAAAAGGCGCTGATGTGTTTTTGGGTTTGAGTGCACCTAAGATTTTAGATGATGAGATGATTTTAAGTATGGCTAAAGATCCTGTGATTTTTGCGCTAGCTAATCCTGTACCTGAAGTAATGCCTGAAGATGTTAAAAGGGTTAGAAATGATGCTATAGTTGGAACAGGTAGAAGTGATTATCCAAATCAAATTAATAATGTTTTAGGTTTTCCTTTTATTTTTAGAGGAGCCTTAGATGTAAAAGCGACTAAAATCACTGAAAATATGAAAGTAGCTGCTGCTAAAGCTTTGGCTGATTTAGCTAAGCTTGAGGTAACTGATGAGGTAAAACAAGCTTATGGAGTAGAAGAGCTTAGCTTTGGTAGAGATTATGTTATACCAAAACCATTTGATAGTAGGGTAAAAGCTGTAGTTAGTGCTGCTGTAGCAAAAGCTGCAGTTGAGGATGGAGTAGCTTTAGTAAAAGAATTTGACTATCAAAAATATCTAGCAAGCTTACAATAG
- the gdhA gene encoding NADP-specific glutamate dehydrogenase: protein MSIAKQYINETLEKIQTISPRQPIFFQAATEVLNSLEPLLESNKTYQDHAILERIVMPEKTTIFRVVYIDDAGKAQTHFGYRVQFNSSLGPYKGGLRFHPSVNLDVLKFLGFEQIFKNSLTGLMIGGAKGGANFDPKGKSEAEIMRFCQAFMAELSKIIGANTDVPAGDIGVGAREIGYMFGAYKKISSNFDGTLTGKKIPWGGSLARTEATGYGCVYFTQEMLAKYNNALEGKECVVSGSGNVAIYTIEKLHQLGAKAITISDSDGFVYDKDGIDLDLLKEIKEVKRARVSDYAALKKGAIFTPKNTYKQGCNGVWSIPCDIAFPSATQNELNLEDIKTLYHNGCRMVAEGANMPSTLEAIDFMLNQKDFLFAPAKAANAGGVATSQLEMQQNASMCQWNFEEVDAKLHKIMKNIFENSYECAKAYNHEGNLVVGSNIAGFKKVADAMIDHGYI, encoded by the coding sequence ATGAGTATAGCTAAACAATATATCAATGAAACTTTAGAAAAAATTCAAACAATTTCTCCAAGACAACCTATCTTTTTTCAAGCAGCAACTGAGGTATTAAATTCTTTAGAACCTTTACTTGAATCCAACAAAACTTATCAAGATCATGCAATATTAGAGCGTATTGTTATGCCTGAAAAAACGACTATTTTTAGAGTAGTATATATTGATGATGCAGGTAAAGCTCAAACACATTTTGGCTATAGAGTACAGTTTAACTCTAGTTTAGGACCTTATAAAGGTGGGCTTAGATTTCACCCTAGTGTGAATTTAGATGTTTTGAAATTTTTAGGTTTTGAGCAAATTTTCAAAAACTCTTTAACAGGTTTGATGATAGGCGGTGCTAAAGGTGGAGCAAATTTTGATCCTAAGGGTAAAAGTGAAGCAGAAATTATGCGTTTTTGTCAAGCTTTTATGGCTGAACTTTCAAAAATCATAGGAGCAAACACTGATGTGCCAGCGGGTGATATAGGGGTTGGTGCTAGGGAAATTGGATATATGTTTGGAGCTTATAAGAAAATTAGCTCTAATTTTGATGGAACTTTAACGGGAAAGAAAATTCCATGGGGTGGAAGTTTAGCAAGAACAGAAGCAACAGGGTATGGCTGTGTGTATTTTACTCAAGAAATGTTAGCAAAATATAACAATGCATTAGAAGGAAAAGAGTGTGTAGTTTCAGGTAGTGGAAATGTGGCAATTTATACCATAGAAAAATTACACCAACTTGGTGCAAAAGCAATCACAATAAGCGATAGCGATGGATTTGTTTATGATAAAGATGGAATAGATTTGGATTTATTAAAAGAAATTAAAGAAGTAAAAAGAGCTAGGGTGAGTGATTATGCAGCGCTCAAAAAAGGTGCTATTTTTACTCCAAAAAATACGTATAAACAAGGTTGTAATGGGGTATGGAGCATACCTTGTGATATAGCTTTTCCAAGTGCTACGCAAAATGAGTTAAATTTAGAAGATATTAAAACCTTATATCATAATGGTTGTCGTATGGTAGCAGAGGGAGCTAATATGCCAAGCACACTTGAAGCGATTGATTTTATGTTAAATCAAAAAGACTTTTTATTTGCTCCAGCTAAGGCCGCAAATGCAGGCGGTGTAGCGACTTCTCAACTTGAAATGCAACAAAACGCAAGTATGTGTCAATGGAATTTTGAGGAAGTTGATGCAAAATTGCATAAGATTATGAAAAATATTTTTGAAAATTCATACGAGTGCGCAAAAGCTTATAATCATGAAGGAAATTTAGTAGTAGGTTCAAACATAGCAGGCTTTAAAAAAGTAGCTGATGCGATGATTGATCATGGTTATATTTAA
- a CDS encoding MqnA/MqnD/SBP family protein: protein MIFGKIDYLNLLPLHIYLKKSAFPSYVKQTTEYKKGVPSKLNRHLYFRRIDAAIISSVESRRKKYKTLNVGICASKKVKSVLVKKQSESKEDASSATSNALAKVLKQKGEVIIGDKALKLYLQNPKDYIDLCELWYEKTKLPFVFARFSCIKNFSIYKKMMKNFTKSKIFIPQYILLDYSKSRNLSQKEISAYLKLIYYKIGTKEQKALKKFLANANSKIL, encoded by the coding sequence ATGATTTTTGGTAAGATAGATTATCTTAATTTACTCCCTTTGCATATCTATCTTAAAAAATCAGCTTTTCCTAGCTATGTTAAGCAAACTACAGAATACAAAAAAGGGGTTCCTAGTAAGCTAAATCGCCATTTGTATTTTAGACGCATTGATGCAGCGATTATATCAAGTGTTGAAAGTCGTAGAAAAAAATACAAAACCTTAAATGTGGGGATTTGCGCAAGCAAAAAGGTAAAAAGCGTTTTAGTGAAAAAACAATCTGAAAGCAAAGAAGATGCAAGCTCTGCAACTTCTAATGCTCTTGCAAAAGTTTTAAAGCAAAAAGGGGAGGTTATCATCGGTGATAAGGCTTTAAAACTTTATTTGCAAAATCCAAAAGATTATATTGATTTATGCGAATTATGGTATGAAAAGACAAAACTACCTTTTGTTTTTGCTCGATTTTCTTGTATTAAAAATTTTTCTATTTATAAAAAAATGATGAAAAATTTCACAAAAAGTAAAATTTTCATTCCGCAATATATTTTGCTAGATTATTCCAAGTCAAGAAATCTTTCTCAAAAAGAAATTAGTGCATATTTAAAGCTAATTTACTACAAAATAGGAACAAAGGAGCAAAAGGCGCTAAAAAAATTTTTAGCCAATGCAAACAGCAAGATACTATAA
- a CDS encoding thioredoxin fold domain-containing protein, translated as MKKSLALLTLASSLFAASNEEIINFFKKNPNLSNANISISSREKIPDTSFEAVIVNFEISGKNFQEIVFTQDNIITTEVIDVKKGEFYSQVYQAKLMEKQQAEFSKKALVELKKEKMFVSLGDKNKPLLYVFSDPECPYCRMHLDKIEETLKTHQVKFILTPIHDTSAFEKSALIYKESKNAKDDAQKIAIMKKYYDKNLKDYKKPSEAEVKAVRETFAKYSKLGLRAVPTIIDAQK; from the coding sequence ATGAAAAAATCTCTAGCTCTTTTAACTCTTGCTAGCTCTTTATTTGCTGCAAGTAATGAAGAAATTATTAATTTTTTTAAGAAAAATCCAAATTTATCAAATGCAAATATTAGTATTTCTAGTAGAGAAAAAATTCCTGATACTAGCTTTGAAGCTGTGATAGTTAATTTTGAAATTAGTGGTAAGAATTTCCAAGAAATCGTTTTTACTCAAGATAACATCATCACAACTGAAGTAATTGATGTAAAAAAAGGTGAGTTTTATTCTCAAGTTTATCAAGCAAAACTCATGGAAAAACAGCAAGCTGAATTTTCAAAAAAAGCTTTAGTAGAACTTAAAAAAGAAAAAATGTTTGTTTCTTTAGGTGATAAAAATAAACCTTTGCTTTATGTTTTTAGTGATCCTGAGTGTCCATACTGTAGAATGCATTTAGATAAAATAGAAGAAACACTAAAAACTCATCAGGTTAAATTTATCTTAACTCCAATCCATGATACAAGCGCATTTGAAAAATCTGCATTAATTTATAAAGAAAGCAAAAACGCTAAAGATGATGCACAAAAAATTGCTATCATGAAAAAATACTATGATAAAAATTTAAAAGATTATAAAAAGCCTAGTGAAGCTGAAGTTAAAGCGGTAAGAGAAACTTTTGCAAAATACTCTAAACTTGGTCTTCGTGCTGTACCAACCATAATCGATGCTCAAAAATAA
- the gltX gene encoding glutamate--tRNA ligase — protein sequence MQEITTRFAPSPTGYLHIGGLRTALYNYLYARKNKGKFLLRIEDTDLKRNSQEATQAIIEAFKWCGLDYDGTIEYQSQRFDIYKKYIQKLLDEDKAYYCYMSKEELDELRAKQEAAKERPKYDGRYRDFKGTPPSDVEPVVRIKAPQSGEIKFIDGIKGEVSFKAEDILDDFVIARSDGSPIYNLTVVIDDALMGVSDVIRGDDHLSNTPKQIVLYEALGFKIPKFYHVAMIHGEDGKKLSKRHGATDVMEYKNMGILPQALLNFLVRLGWSHGDDEIFSLESMQELFDPNHINKSASCYNFKKLEWLNAHYIKTLPFEEINRQLKDLGFDLSQYEKAGFLLDMLRERAKTLHDIINGAKVLLNDPKEYDQKAVDKFLNVTNLTYLEKYAMVLNEQKNACEFEELTNRFLEENNLKLKDLAQAIRIALTGSSVSPSIFEVLEFLGVQKAKLRIENLLTYMKGK from the coding sequence ATGCAAGAAATCACAACGCGTTTTGCTCCTTCTCCAACAGGATATTTGCACATAGGGGGGCTTAGAACGGCTTTATATAATTATCTTTATGCAAGAAAAAATAAGGGTAAATTTTTATTGCGTATTGAAGATACGGATTTAAAAAGAAATTCACAAGAAGCTACACAAGCTATTATAGAAGCATTTAAATGGTGTGGGCTTGATTATGATGGGACGATTGAGTATCAATCTCAAAGATTTGATATTTATAAAAAATATATTCAAAAATTATTAGATGAGGATAAGGCTTATTATTGTTATATGAGCAAAGAAGAGCTTGATGAGTTAAGAGCTAAGCAAGAAGCAGCTAAAGAACGCCCAAAATATGATGGTAGATATAGAGATTTTAAAGGAACTCCGCCAAGTGATGTTGAACCTGTAGTGCGCATAAAAGCACCACAAAGTGGAGAGATTAAATTTATAGATGGTATTAAAGGTGAGGTTAGCTTTAAGGCCGAAGATATTTTAGATGATTTTGTAATTGCAAGAAGTGATGGTAGTCCAATTTATAATTTAACCGTTGTAATTGATGATGCATTAATGGGTGTGAGTGATGTTATAAGAGGGGATGATCATTTATCAAATACTCCAAAACAAATCGTTCTTTACGAAGCACTAGGCTTTAAAATACCTAAATTTTATCATGTGGCTATGATACATGGCGAAGATGGTAAAAAACTTTCTAAGCGTCATGGGGCAACTGATGTGATGGAGTATAAAAATATGGGAATTTTACCTCAAGCCCTGCTAAATTTTTTAGTGCGTCTTGGTTGGAGTCATGGCGATGATGAAATTTTTTCTTTAGAAAGTATGCAAGAGCTTTTTGATCCAAATCATATTAATAAAAGTGCTTCTTGTTATAATTTTAAAAAACTAGAATGGCTTAATGCTCATTATATCAAAACCTTGCCTTTTGAAGAAATCAATAGACAATTAAAAGATTTAGGTTTTGATTTAAGTCAGTATGAAAAAGCGGGATTTTTACTGGATATGTTAAGAGAGAGAGCTAAAACTTTGCATGATATTATTAATGGGGCTAAAGTGTTACTAAATGACCCAAAAGAATATGATCAAAAGGCTGTAGATAAATTTCTTAATGTAACAAATTTAACTTATTTGGAAAAATACGCTATGGTTTTAAATGAGCAAAAAAATGCTTGCGAATTTGAAGAATTAACTAATCGATTCTTAGAAGAAAATAATCTTAAGTTAAAAGATCTAGCTCAAGCCATACGCATTGCACTCACTGGAAGCTCGGTAAGTCCTAGTATATTTGAAGTATTAGAATTTTTAGGAGTGCAAAAAGCTAAGCTTAGAATAGAAAATTTACTAACTTATATGAAGGGGAAATAA
- the selB gene encoding selenocysteine-specific translation elongation factor: MHSIIIGTAGHIDHGKTSLIKALNGFEGDDLKEEQEKGITINLSFSNLKSENLNIAFIDVPGHESLIKTMISGAFGFRVCMFVIDINEGLKAQSIEHLRVLEFLGVKDVVLILSKVDLCKDLVQKQAELLKELKAFKINILKVFPTSIYDEQSILNLKNYLLSLKPKKNDENLIFRYYIDRVFSLKGIGTVVTGSLNEGKISKNEKIFCLENQKDIIVKNIQIHEENVLEAKAYNRVALSLNCDYHELKKGYVLSKKGIFKSFKSIDGVVFNTEIKHGSILEFCSGSKKLNAKISVIKEFKDKTYISLEFDKNLPLCFDDKFILLENGRIKSGGMVLNAVSEPLKKDIKAKYLALLEQKDFKKVFEFLKQTHKLGFGLLSSYQRFKLTHEQALNLAKSLDHVFVDEQALNVYDLNAMQTLKEFIDFIFSKNPYALISPHSIALRLSWASESFCAYVLKQMEEKLDFKDGIWFLKGQNFEKLQEKAHCELYEILKKEGIKPTAPYNLYEYLELDRKNGDLILKKLTKENKVKRLAHNLFIEKNALENLMQEFLKLLQNHHLDVAFVKNHFQISRKYAIAYLEYLDKNYPQVIKIEEKRMLKV; the protein is encoded by the coding sequence ATGCATAGTATCATCATAGGCACTGCTGGACATATTGATCATGGTAAAACTTCACTTATTAAAGCTTTAAATGGTTTTGAAGGTGATGATTTAAAAGAAGAGCAAGAAAAAGGCATTACGATTAATCTTAGCTTTTCAAATTTGAAAAGTGAAAATTTAAATATTGCTTTTATCGATGTGCCTGGACATGAAAGTTTGATTAAAACTATGATAAGTGGTGCTTTTGGCTTTAGAGTATGTATGTTTGTCATAGATATAAACGAGGGTTTAAAGGCTCAAAGTATAGAGCATTTAAGGGTTTTGGAATTTTTAGGCGTAAAAGATGTAGTGCTTATTTTGAGTAAGGTTGATTTATGCAAGGATTTAGTACAAAAGCAAGCAGAGCTTTTAAAAGAATTAAAAGCCTTTAAAATCAATATCTTAAAAGTTTTTCCAACAAGCATTTATGATGAGCAAAGCATATTAAATTTAAAAAACTATCTACTTAGTTTAAAGCCTAAAAAAAATGATGAAAATTTGATTTTTAGATACTACATTGACAGGGTTTTTTCTCTAAAAGGTATAGGAACAGTAGTAACAGGAAGCTTAAATGAAGGAAAAATAAGCAAAAATGAAAAAATCTTTTGCCTTGAAAATCAAAAAGATATCATTGTAAAAAATATACAAATTCATGAAGAAAATGTTTTAGAAGCAAAAGCTTATAATAGAGTTGCTTTGAGTTTAAATTGTGATTATCATGAGTTAAAAAAAGGCTATGTATTAAGCAAAAAAGGTATTTTTAAAAGTTTTAAAAGTATCGATGGAGTTGTTTTTAATACAGAGATTAAACACGGAAGCATTTTAGAATTTTGCAGCGGCTCAAAAAAGCTTAATGCAAAAATTAGTGTAATCAAAGAATTTAAAGATAAAACTTATATTAGTTTAGAGTTTGATAAAAACTTACCTTTGTGTTTTGATGATAAATTTATCTTGCTTGAAAATGGGCGTATTAAAAGTGGTGGCATGGTGCTAAATGCAGTGAGTGAGCCTTTAAAAAAAGATATAAAAGCTAAATATCTAGCACTTTTAGAACAAAAAGATTTTAAAAAAGTATTTGAGTTTTTAAAACAAACTCACAAACTTGGCTTTGGATTACTTTCAAGCTATCAACGCTTTAAACTCACTCATGAACAAGCTTTAAACTTAGCAAAAAGTTTAGATCATGTTTTTGTCGATGAGCAAGCTTTAAATGTATATGATTTAAATGCTATGCAAACTTTGAAAGAATTTATTGATTTTATTTTCTCTAAAAATCCTTATGCTTTAATCTCGCCTCATTCTATCGCCTTAAGGCTTAGCTGGGCAAGTGAGAGCTTTTGTGCTTATGTACTCAAACAAATGGAAGAAAAATTAGATTTTAAAGATGGCATATGGTTTTTAAAAGGACAAAATTTTGAAAAATTACAAGAAAAGGCTCATTGTGAGCTTTATGAAATTTTAAAAAAAGAAGGTATAAAACCTACTGCACCTTATAATCTTTATGAATATTTAGAGCTTGATAGGAAAAATGGAGATCTTATCTTAAAAAAACTCACCAAAGAAAACAAAGTCAAAAGATTAGCACACAATCTTTTTATAGAAAAAAATGCTCTTGAAAATCTCATGCAAGAGTTTTTAAAACTTTTGCAAAATCATCATTTAGATGTCGCTTTTGTAAAAAATCATTTTCAAATTTCAAGAAAATATGCCATAGCTTATTTAGAATACCTTGATAAAAACTATCCTCAAGTGATAAAAATTGAGGAAAAAAGAATGCTAAAAGTCTAA
- a CDS encoding DMT family transporter produces MHWLVLAISIVFEVIATSSMKYASISKNNLYLIVFAVFFSFSLVGLFYALKKIDLSIAYATWAGCGLALVSVVGFLIFKEAITINKIIFIILIITGVVGLKLSA; encoded by the coding sequence ATGCATTGGTTAGTATTAGCAATTAGTATAGTTTTTGAAGTAATTGCAACAAGCTCGATGAAGTATGCAAGCATAAGTAAAAATAATCTTTATTTAATCGTTTTTGCGGTGTTTTTTTCATTTTCTTTAGTAGGTTTATTTTATGCTTTGAAAAAAATTGATTTAAGCATAGCTTATGCAACTTGGGCAGGTTGCGGCTTGGCACTTGTTAGCGTGGTTGGGTTTTTAATCTTTAAAGAAGCAATAACCATTAATAAAATCATTTTTATTATTTTAATCATCACTGGAGTGGTGGGATTAAAACTTAGTGCTTAA
- a CDS encoding 4Fe-4S dicluster domain-containing protein encodes MKDFVFLENEDLIPLSDDISIVQKAYEEEVFIGNSKLLNPEVYAPEINFYLKNSQDDVLKKAKTIESLYKIRSKVYDLGLDLEYTKEVGKNVIIVSNEDQNELIESLKKQEYKVLKLNNEQCLGVLGCVGELCVIALKDNKQVEIDCDFFLYDVKKESFDQQSGCYDLTTLSQEELIKLLNSNSPKYKFRNYISYDDSICQYHERRSIHCGKCAEICPSVAILKDDEQRKLEFSHVDCLSCGDCVGICPSGALDYAPMPRNSFYEILKFYEDKIILIIPEKMSIENLNITLKEDVMPFMIKGENYLDQAHFLAMLQTSGASVIFYSDSLSQGALEVIALMNEIFQRKFKQNAIFLAKDEKELLKAINQAHFIENLKFISYNPALLKREDFAIRLRELIKEENLGNIPSKEWIRYGKITINTDTCTLCLSCVGACNVGALVADAKDNSLKFNASLCTTCGYCEASCAEKDTLMLQRSGIDLEKEYFSFMVLAQDELFACVECGKEFATKKAIEKIASIMKPRFMGDEAKIKTLYCCAECKAKVMIQSMNVL; translated from the coding sequence ATGAAAGATTTTGTATTTTTAGAAAATGAAGATTTAATTCCCCTAAGTGATGATATTAGTATAGTTCAAAAAGCCTATGAGGAAGAAGTTTTTATAGGAAATTCAAAGCTTTTAAACCCTGAAGTTTATGCACCTGAGATTAATTTTTATCTTAAAAACTCACAAGATGATGTGCTAAAAAAAGCTAAAACTATTGAGTCTTTATATAAGATTAGATCTAAAGTTTATGATTTAGGACTTGATTTAGAATACACTAAAGAAGTGGGTAAAAATGTAATTATTGTAAGCAATGAGGATCAAAATGAGCTTATAGAAAGCTTAAAAAAACAAGAATACAAGGTTTTAAAACTAAACAATGAACAATGTTTGGGCGTTTTAGGTTGCGTGGGCGAGCTTTGTGTGATAGCTTTAAAAGACAATAAGCAAGTAGAAATTGATTGTGATTTTTTCTTATATGATGTAAAAAAAGAAAGTTTTGATCAACAAAGTGGTTGCTATGATTTAACTACTTTGAGTCAAGAAGAACTTATAAAACTTTTAAATTCTAATTCTCCAAAATATAAATTTAGAAATTATATTAGTTACGATGATAGTATTTGTCAATATCATGAAAGAAGAAGTATTCATTGTGGAAAATGTGCTGAAATTTGTCCTAGTGTGGCTATTTTAAAAGATGATGAGCAAAGAAAATTAGAATTTTCTCATGTGGATTGTTTAAGCTGTGGTGATTGTGTGGGGATTTGTCCTAGTGGGGCGCTTGATTATGCACCTATGCCACGTAATAGCTTTTATGAAATTTTAAAATTTTATGAAGATAAAATCATTTTAATAATCCCAGAGAAAATGTCTATAGAAAATTTAAATATCACTTTAAAAGAAGATGTAATGCCTTTTATGATTAAAGGCGAAAACTATCTTGATCAAGCACATTTTTTAGCTATGCTTCAAACAAGTGGTGCGAGTGTGATTTTTTATAGCGATAGTTTATCGCAAGGTGCTTTAGAAGTAATAGCTTTGATGAATGAAATTTTTCAAAGAAAATTTAAACAAAACGCAATTTTTCTAGCTAAAGATGAAAAAGAACTTTTAAAGGCTATAAATCAAGCACATTTTATAGAAAATCTTAAATTTATATCTTACAATCCTGCGCTTTTAAAAAGAGAAGATTTTGCTATAAGATTAAGAGAGCTTATAAAAGAAGAAAATTTAGGCAATATCCCAAGCAAAGAATGGATACGCTATGGAAAAATCACTATCAATACAGATACCTGTACCTTATGTCTTTCTTGCGTGGGAGCTTGTAATGTAGGAGCTTTAGTAGCTGATGCTAAGGATAATTCTTTGAAATTTAATGCAAGCTTATGTACTACCTGTGGATATTGTGAGGCAAGTTGTGCTGAAAAAGATACTTTAATGCTTCAAAGAAGTGGGATAGATTTAGAAAAAGAGTATTTTTCTTTTATGGTTTTAGCTCAAGATGAACTTTTTGCATGTGTAGAGTGTGGGAAAGAATTTGCTACTAAAAAAGCTATTGAGAAGATCGCTAGCATTATGAAACCAAGATTTATGGGTGATGAAGCTAAGATAAAAACACTATATTGCTGTGCTGAATGTAAAGCAAAAGTAATGATACAAAGTATGAATGTGCTTTAA
- the selA gene encoding L-seryl-tRNA(Sec) selenium transferase, with protein MNKFRNFPPINTLINDKNLANYPLYLRSHFAKIVVSNCKKELSKDENLNFSLQDLLSKIAQSIDEFLNMQSQSLINATGVIIHTNLGRSIIDESIFERTKEIICSYSNLEFNMQSGKRGSRYDALNANLKILFDCEDCLVVNNNASAVFLILNTLAKNEEVITSRSELVEIGGNFRIPEVMLAAAVRLKEIGTTNKTHLYDYEKAINENTKMILKTHRSNFAFKGFFEEVSLSEIHTLAKKKKLISYYDLGAGWCEKINKQLSKNEPSVKELLKHCDILSFSGDKLFGSTQAGIILGKKKYIQQLKKNQLLRMLRVDKITLAFLNETTKAYLEKEYEKIPTLKLLNDDLKIIEKKALFVKEKIPTKCELKASKSLVGGGSMPDKSLNTFVLSFDEKALLLQEKFRKKGVIGRVENGHFTLDFRSILEKDLNRLIHAIKEIFHA; from the coding sequence ATGAACAAATTTAGAAATTTTCCACCCATAAACACACTTATAAACGATAAAAACTTGGCTAATTATCCTTTATATTTAAGATCTCATTTTGCAAAAATAGTTGTTTCAAATTGTAAAAAAGAACTGAGTAAAGATGAAAATTTAAATTTTAGCTTGCAAGATTTGCTAAGTAAAATTGCTCAAAGCATTGATGAGTTTTTAAATATGCAAAGTCAAAGTTTGATCAATGCTACTGGAGTTATCATACATACTAATCTTGGTCGTAGCATTATTGATGAGAGTATTTTTGAAAGAACTAAAGAAATCATCTGCTCTTATTCAAATTTAGAGTTTAACATGCAAAGTGGCAAAAGAGGCTCAAGATATGACGCACTTAATGCGAATTTAAAAATATTATTTGATTGTGAGGATTGTTTGGTTGTTAATAACAACGCCTCAGCTGTATTTTTGATTTTAAACACCTTAGCAAAAAATGAAGAAGTTATTACTTCAAGAAGTGAGCTAGTTGAGATTGGGGGAAATTTTAGAATTCCTGAAGTTATGCTAGCAGCTGCTGTTAGGCTAAAAGAAATAGGCACAACTAATAAAACTCATCTATATGATTATGAAAAAGCTATCAATGAAAATACTAAGATGATTTTAAAAACCCATCGTTCTAATTTTGCTTTTAAAGGATTTTTTGAAGAAGTAAGCTTAAGTGAAATTCATACTTTGGCAAAAAAGAAAAAACTCATATCTTATTATGATTTAGGTGCTGGCTGGTGTGAAAAAATTAATAAACAGCTTAGTAAAAACGAGCCAAGTGTGAAAGAGCTTTTAAAACATTGTGATATTTTAAGTTTTAGTGGTGATAAGCTTTTTGGTTCTACTCAAGCAGGCATTATACTTGGAAAGAAAAAATACATTCAACAACTAAAGAAAAATCAACTTCTAAGAATGCTAAGGGTTGATAAAATCACTCTAGCTTTTTTAAATGAAACTACCAAAGCATACTTAGAAAAAGAATATGAAAAAATCCCCACACTAAAACTTTTAAATGATGATTTAAAAATCATAGAAAAAAAGGCTCTTTTTGTCAAAGAAAAAATTCCTACAAAATGTGAGTTAAAAGCTTCTAAAAGTTTAGTAGGTGGTGGCTCTATGCCTGATAAAAGCTTAAATACTTTTGTGTTAAGTTTTGACGAGAAAGCTTTGCTTTTACAAGAAAAATTTAGAAAAAAAGGTGTGATTGGCCGTGTTGAAAATGGGCATTTTACACTAGATTTTAGAAGTATTTTAGAAAAAGATTTAAACCGTTTAATCCACGCTATCAAAGAGATATTTCATGCATAG